A window of the Haloarcula rubripromontorii genome harbors these coding sequences:
- a CDS encoding pentapeptide repeat-containing protein, translating into MGWSGHAESRCTFTYTLSEFEGEPEREWKCPHGAIKGRDRCPFHCQPEAIPDDVAVSEAFLDSIAGDPPESRQDRKRAKQFIGATFDGLDLSNAVVDAADNHPVDLRGATIGRLDCTDSEFGQRLDLRGTTVTDTATFDGTYHEIDAKDATIAEAVFTGVTADRVDLRNAQLDTAAFERATLSEIDARDATLGTATFDRASMTDATFDRVTVDDGSFQHATLEMADFDEAQFGTGDFYHATFDEADFRQAEFGTARFYGATFSGGYFNESSYDEAVFERVEAERLYLPDVTLTDATFADAAISMKLVVHDAVLVDADFEGATVERLDATDTTLVAASFVDAAVTDLHLDGATLASPQFEDSEIDRLRATDVACTGTVRLHGCTVGAVDLRPAAVGPDGVGLVSLSETTVEDGTLGQPDTGAVVYDPERATLGTVRFEGDGTQSVLDYVAFYRTRFAGFDFRDDDALDLEASNYRLHELDSGLWDGLRTALAYPSALDEAVKALADGGGNGEAAEPGAVPRVAATGEDGAGSTTSDDNTAATADEPPTPLDVAAEQASGHALPTAARATAERLATATKGRIEAAAGEVTYLRAKNGANDIADNTAASEFFMSQMAYRRRCHSQRVRNSAASLRERGRALARWGMNAFLFVTTGYGERASYTLAASAVLIAAYAGLYLALAPDLFGSVGQYAQLSLGSFIAFFLGGVGEVSDPTVSLLAQSEAFLGGFFVALYVFALTRSVSR; encoded by the coding sequence ATGGGTTGGTCGGGACACGCCGAGAGTCGCTGTACGTTCACCTACACCCTCTCAGAGTTCGAGGGCGAACCCGAACGGGAGTGGAAGTGTCCACACGGCGCAATCAAAGGCAGGGACCGCTGTCCGTTCCACTGCCAGCCCGAGGCCATTCCCGACGACGTGGCCGTGTCCGAAGCGTTCCTCGATTCAATTGCTGGAGACCCTCCCGAGAGTCGCCAGGACCGCAAGCGAGCAAAACAGTTCATCGGAGCCACCTTCGACGGTCTCGACCTGTCGAACGCGGTTGTCGATGCCGCCGACAACCATCCGGTCGACCTCCGCGGCGCGACAATCGGCCGGCTTGACTGTACCGACAGCGAGTTCGGCCAGCGCCTCGACCTCCGGGGCACGACGGTCACGGACACGGCGACGTTCGACGGGACGTACCACGAGATCGACGCGAAAGACGCGACGATTGCAGAGGCGGTGTTTACCGGGGTGACGGCGGACCGCGTCGACCTCAGGAACGCACAACTGGACACCGCTGCGTTCGAGCGCGCAACGCTCTCTGAGATTGACGCCCGTGACGCGACACTCGGAACTGCGACCTTCGACCGGGCCTCGATGACCGACGCCACCTTCGACCGGGTGACCGTCGACGACGGCTCGTTCCAGCACGCCACGCTGGAGATGGCAGATTTCGACGAGGCACAGTTCGGGACCGGAGACTTCTACCACGCGACCTTCGACGAAGCGGACTTCCGACAGGCGGAGTTCGGCACGGCGCGGTTCTACGGCGCGACGTTCAGCGGCGGCTACTTCAACGAGAGCAGCTACGACGAGGCCGTCTTCGAGCGGGTCGAGGCCGAGCGGCTCTATCTCCCCGACGTGACGCTCACCGACGCGACGTTCGCCGACGCGGCGATTTCGATGAAGCTGGTCGTCCACGACGCTGTGCTCGTGGATGCCGACTTCGAGGGCGCAACCGTCGAGCGACTCGACGCCACGGACACGACGCTAGTCGCCGCGTCGTTCGTCGACGCCGCCGTCACCGATCTCCACCTGGACGGGGCGACGCTGGCGAGTCCGCAGTTCGAGGACAGCGAAATCGACCGACTGCGCGCGACAGATGTGGCCTGTACGGGCACCGTCCGACTCCACGGCTGCACCGTCGGCGCGGTCGACCTTCGGCCAGCGGCCGTCGGACCGGACGGCGTCGGACTCGTCTCGCTCTCCGAGACCACAGTCGAAGACGGCACGCTCGGCCAGCCGGATACAGGCGCAGTGGTGTATGACCCCGAGCGAGCGACGCTCGGCACTGTCCGATTCGAAGGCGACGGGACGCAGAGCGTCCTCGACTACGTCGCGTTCTACCGGACGCGGTTCGCGGGCTTCGACTTCCGCGACGACGATGCCCTCGACTTGGAGGCGTCGAACTATCGGCTGCACGAACTCGACAGCGGACTGTGGGACGGCCTGCGGACCGCGCTGGCGTACCCGTCGGCCCTCGACGAGGCCGTCAAAGCCCTGGCAGACGGCGGCGGGAACGGTGAAGCTGCCGAGCCGGGCGCTGTCCCGCGAGTCGCAGCCACCGGCGAGGACGGGGCGGGTTCGACCACTAGCGATGACAACACAGCCGCGACGGCCGACGAACCGCCGACTCCACTCGATGTGGCGGCCGAGCAGGCCAGCGGCCACGCGCTCCCGACAGCCGCCCGCGCCACCGCCGAGCGACTTGCGACGGCCACGAAGGGGCGGATTGAGGCCGCCGCCGGCGAGGTGACGTACCTGCGGGCGAAAAACGGCGCGAACGACATCGCCGACAACACCGCCGCCTCCGAGTTCTTCATGTCGCAGATGGCGTACCGGCGGCGCTGTCACTCCCAGCGGGTCCGGAACAGTGCGGCGTCGTTGCGAGAGCGCGGTCGGGCGCTCGCCCGCTGGGGAATGAACGCGTTCCTGTTCGTGACCACCGGTTACGGCGAGCGGGCGTCGTACACGCTGGCGGCGTCGGCTGTACTCATCGCCGCCTACGCGGGCCTGTACCTCGCTCTCGCGCCGGACCTGTTCGGGAGCGTGGGCCAGTACGCGCAGCTCAGTCTCGGCTCGTTCATCGCCTTCTTCCTCGGCGGCGTCGGCGAGGTCAGCGATCCGACCGTCTCCCTGCTGGCCCAGTCCGAGGCGTTCCTCGGCGGCTTCTTCGTCGCGCTGTACGTCTTCGCGCTGACGCGGTCGGTCAGTCGCTGA
- a CDS encoding UPF0175 family protein: MENVTTRMSDTELDLVARLAEAKGESRSDAIRQAIRQGAREELIRVALQRYQEGDVGMRGAAELAGLTIAEMMAEANDRGVLSNYDEADLADDVDALR, translated from the coding sequence ATGGAGAACGTCACGACTCGAATGAGTGATACGGAACTCGATCTGGTGGCGCGTCTCGCTGAGGCGAAAGGAGAGAGTCGGAGCGATGCCATCCGGCAGGCAATCCGTCAGGGTGCCCGCGAGGAACTCATCCGTGTCGCCCTTCAGCGGTATCAAGAAGGAGACGTGGGGATGCGCGGTGCGGCGGAGTTAGCGGGACTCACCATCGCGGAGATGATGGCCGAAGCGAATGACCGTGGGGTGCTGTCGAACTACGATGAGGCCGACCTCGCAGACGACGTGGATGCGCTACGATGA
- a CDS encoding DUF3368 domain-containing protein — MTWNGRVVLLDASVIITLAETGSTDLLDSVRGGLVVPRAVKFEISKEPAKSALDTCIDEGNIVQTNILAWAGEEDKDKLVSDSATRLGNDPGSVIDTESKVPMIVNGDVALLTGAQLADECVVITDDKPLRQACKSISIPVSGTIGVLVRAVETRDIEPDAAKETLYAMDEVGARLSASLVKRAERLIDDAAD; from the coding sequence ATGACCTGGAACGGGCGGGTCGTACTTCTTGATGCGAGCGTTATTATTACATTAGCTGAAACCGGATCGACTGATTTACTCGATTCCGTGCGTGGCGGATTAGTCGTCCCTCGGGCGGTAAAATTCGAGATCTCGAAAGAGCCTGCTAAATCAGCACTCGACACCTGCATAGATGAAGGGAACATCGTTCAAACTAATATTCTCGCTTGGGCTGGAGAGGAAGATAAGGATAAACTCGTGTCCGATTCAGCAACTCGACTCGGGAACGATCCTGGGTCGGTTATCGATACCGAAAGTAAAGTTCCAATGATCGTCAACGGCGATGTTGCACTGCTCACCGGCGCTCAACTTGCGGACGAGTGTGTCGTCATCACCGATGACAAACCGCTCCGGCAGGCTTGTAAGTCGATATCGATACCCGTTTCGGGGACAATCGGTGTACTCGTTCGTGCCGTGGAAACCAGAGATATCGAACCAGACGCTGCGAAGGAGACGCTCTATGCGATGGATGAAGTCGGGGCTCGCCTCAGTGCAAGTCTAGTGAAGCGAGCGGAGCGATTGATCGACGACGCGGCCGATTAG
- the uvrA gene encoding excinuclease ABC subunit UvrA: MSKDIIEVRGAEEHNLKDVDVEIPREELTVVTGLSGSGKSSLAFETVYAEGQRRYIESLSAYARNFLGQMDKPQVENVEGLSPAISIDQKNAANNPRSTVGTVTELHDYLRLLYARVGTPHCPECGREVGEQSAQNMVSRILELPEGTRAKLCAPVVRDQKGAFEDLFDDLVGEGYSRVEVDGEAFDLTLDRPELDENYDHTIDVVVDRVKISPDARSRITDSVETALEEADGTLKVILPDPAEGASETLGGSDARATGDLASEARSASDDASGQRPRGNDRLVVELSEDLACTHCGIDISEIETRSFSFNSPHGACPECEGLGETKEVSEDLVITDPTKPLKHVFEPWSYDRTYYSRQLDNVAEHFGVDLSTPFEELDEDIQRQFLYGTDSRVHFEWRTKNGTREKTERFEGVIPNLERRHVETDSDRAREHIEEFMATTTCPACEGTRLKAESRAVLVDGTSITEVNEMSISDALAHFEGMEGNLSARDRKIAEEILKEIRARLGFMTEVGLDYLTLDREASTLSGGESQRIRLATQIGSGLVGVLYVLDEPSIGLHQRDNDRLLNTLEELRDLGNTLLVVEHDTETMRRADQIIDMGPGPGKRGGEVVVNGPMDEVIDTDASVTGEYLSGERTIPVPDSRREADGELTVRGARQHNLADLDVSIPLGTFTAITGVSGSGKSTLMHDVLYKGLVRRMNDTDVNPGEHDAIDGLDDIETVRLIDQSPIGRTPRSNPATYTNVFDHIRELFAETSLSKQRGYEVGRFSFNVKGGRCEGCGGQGTVTIDMNFLSDVTVPCEECGGARYNDETLDVTYKGATIADVLEMTVEEAYDFFESHGGIRRRLELLKDVGLGYMRLGQPSTTLSGGEAQRVKLAEELGKKDSGETLYLLDEPTTGLHPEDERKLIDVLHRLTDDGNTVVVIEHELDLIKNADQIIDLGPEGGENGGELVAQGTPEDVARTEASYTGQYLRDLLPNVDLEGPRADRDVAQPAADDD; the protein is encoded by the coding sequence ATGAGCAAGGATATCATCGAGGTCCGAGGGGCCGAGGAACACAACCTCAAGGACGTCGACGTGGAGATTCCCCGCGAGGAACTGACAGTCGTCACCGGGCTGTCGGGGTCGGGCAAGTCCTCGCTCGCATTCGAGACGGTGTACGCCGAAGGCCAGCGGCGCTACATCGAATCGCTCTCCGCCTACGCACGGAATTTCCTGGGGCAGATGGACAAGCCACAGGTCGAGAACGTCGAGGGGCTGTCGCCGGCCATCTCCATCGACCAGAAGAACGCCGCCAACAACCCCCGCTCGACGGTCGGGACTGTCACCGAACTCCACGACTACCTCCGCCTGCTGTACGCCCGCGTCGGCACGCCACACTGTCCAGAGTGTGGCCGCGAAGTCGGCGAGCAGTCCGCCCAGAACATGGTGTCGCGGATTCTCGAACTCCCCGAGGGAACCCGAGCGAAACTGTGTGCGCCGGTCGTCCGCGACCAGAAGGGAGCCTTCGAGGACCTGTTCGACGACCTCGTCGGCGAGGGGTACAGCCGCGTCGAGGTCGACGGCGAGGCGTTCGACCTCACGCTGGACCGACCCGAACTGGACGAGAACTACGACCACACAATCGACGTGGTCGTCGACCGCGTGAAGATATCGCCGGACGCCCGCTCGCGTATCACCGACTCCGTCGAGACCGCGCTCGAAGAGGCCGACGGGACGCTGAAAGTCATCCTGCCGGACCCGGCGGAGGGGGCTTCGGAGACGCTCGGCGGGTCAGACGCCCGGGCAACGGGGGACCTCGCGAGCGAGGCGCGAAGCGCCTCGGACGACGCGAGCGGGCAGCGCCCGCGAGGGAACGACCGCCTCGTTGTCGAACTCTCGGAGGACCTCGCCTGCACGCACTGCGGTATCGACATCTCCGAAATCGAGACGCGCTCGTTCTCGTTCAACTCACCGCACGGGGCCTGCCCGGAGTGTGAGGGGCTGGGCGAGACGAAGGAGGTCAGCGAGGACCTCGTCATCACCGACCCGACGAAGCCGCTCAAGCACGTCTTCGAGCCCTGGAGCTACGACCGGACGTACTACTCGCGGCAACTGGACAACGTCGCCGAACACTTCGGCGTGGACCTCTCGACGCCGTTCGAGGAACTCGACGAGGACATCCAGCGGCAGTTCCTCTACGGCACCGACAGCAGAGTCCACTTCGAGTGGCGGACGAAAAACGGGACCCGCGAGAAGACCGAGCGGTTCGAGGGTGTCATCCCGAACCTCGAACGCCGCCACGTCGAGACGGACTCCGATCGCGCCCGCGAGCACATCGAGGAGTTCATGGCGACGACGACGTGCCCGGCCTGTGAGGGGACACGGCTCAAGGCGGAGTCGCGGGCGGTGCTCGTGGACGGCACCTCGATTACCGAGGTCAACGAGATGTCTATCAGCGACGCGCTGGCGCACTTCGAAGGGATGGAGGGGAACCTCTCGGCCCGCGACCGGAAGATCGCCGAGGAGATTCTCAAGGAAATCCGTGCCCGCCTTGGCTTCATGACCGAGGTCGGTCTGGACTACCTGACACTGGACCGTGAGGCCTCGACGCTGTCGGGCGGGGAGAGCCAGCGTATTCGGCTGGCGACTCAGATCGGCAGCGGCCTCGTCGGCGTCCTCTACGTCCTCGACGAGCCCTCTATCGGCCTGCACCAGCGCGACAACGACCGGCTGCTGAACACCTTAGAGGAACTGCGTGACCTCGGGAACACGCTGCTCGTGGTCGAACACGACACCGAGACGATGCGCCGAGCCGACCAGATAATCGACATGGGGCCCGGCCCGGGCAAGCGCGGCGGCGAGGTCGTCGTCAACGGCCCGATGGACGAGGTCATCGACACCGACGCGTCGGTGACCGGGGAGTACCTCTCTGGCGAGCGGACGATTCCCGTCCCCGACAGCCGGCGCGAGGCCGACGGCGAACTCACAGTTCGGGGCGCGCGCCAGCACAACCTTGCGGACCTCGACGTATCCATCCCGCTGGGGACGTTCACCGCCATCACGGGCGTTTCGGGGTCGGGCAAGTCCACGCTGATGCACGACGTGCTGTACAAGGGGCTCGTGCGTCGGATGAACGACACCGACGTGAACCCCGGCGAGCACGACGCCATCGACGGCCTCGACGACATCGAGACGGTGCGGCTCATCGACCAGTCACCCATCGGCCGAACACCCCGCTCGAACCCGGCGACCTACACCAACGTCTTCGACCACATCCGCGAGCTGTTCGCCGAGACCAGCCTCTCGAAACAGCGCGGCTACGAGGTCGGCCGGTTCTCCTTCAACGTCAAGGGCGGCCGCTGTGAGGGTTGTGGCGGCCAAGGCACGGTCACCATCGACATGAACTTCCTCTCGGACGTGACAGTCCCCTGTGAGGAGTGTGGCGGCGCGCGCTACAACGACGAGACGCTGGACGTGACCTACAAGGGCGCGACCATCGCCGACGTGCTGGAGATGACCGTCGAGGAGGCCTACGACTTCTTCGAGAGCCACGGCGGTATCCGCCGGCGGTTGGAACTGCTGAAAGACGTGGGGCTTGGCTACATGCGGCTGGGCCAGCCCTCGACGACGCTGTCGGGCGGCGAAGCCCAGCGCGTGAAACTCGCCGAGGAACTCGGGAAGAAGGATTCGGGCGAGACACTGTACCTGCTGGATGAACCCACCACCGGGCTCCACCCGGAGGACGAGCGCAAGCTCATCGACGTGCTCCACCGACTCACCGACGACGGCAACACCGTGGTCGTCATCGAGCACGAACTCGACCTGATAAAGAACGCCGACCAGATCATCGACCTCGGTCCCGAAGGCGGGGAGAACGGCGGCGAACTCGTTGCGCAGGGGACGCCGGAGGACGTGGCCCGCACCGAGGCGTCCTACACCGGTCAGTACCTCCGCGACCTGCTGCCGAACGTCGACCTGGAGGGGCCGCGAGCGGACCGCGACGTGGCCCAGCCGGCGGCTGACGACGACTAA
- a CDS encoding LURP-one-related/scramblase family protein — MGTSDYDIAGIDLSDDSYTVEQSLVRNKYKAMDAAGNVVLRGKQKMLKMKEQFPFVDANGDEVFEVNAGGIIDVAGNYVLTDSKTGEDIVILDNDYSIFQDTWKIRDASTEAKIAEINSQGALVTIARNVVPFGGWIPHKYEITDQDGNHVGNIDGQFSLKDRYEITIDDASTVPKEPIIAAAMVIDAIQGN, encoded by the coding sequence ATGGGAACGAGCGACTACGACATCGCAGGGATTGACCTCTCCGACGACAGCTACACAGTTGAACAGAGTCTGGTCCGAAACAAGTACAAAGCGATGGACGCCGCCGGGAACGTCGTTCTCCGCGGGAAACAGAAGATGCTGAAGATGAAAGAGCAGTTCCCGTTCGTCGACGCGAACGGCGACGAGGTGTTCGAGGTCAACGCCGGCGGCATCATCGACGTGGCCGGCAACTACGTACTCACCGACTCCAAGACAGGCGAGGACATCGTCATCCTCGACAACGACTACTCGATCTTTCAGGACACGTGGAAGATTCGGGACGCCAGTACCGAGGCGAAAATCGCCGAAATCAACTCTCAGGGTGCGCTCGTGACTATCGCCCGCAACGTCGTCCCGTTCGGCGGGTGGATTCCCCACAAGTACGAGATCACCGACCAGGACGGCAACCACGTCGGCAACATCGACGGACAGTTCTCGCTGAAGGACCGCTACGAGATTACCATCGACGACGCCAGCACGGTTCCAAAAGAGCCGATCATCGCCGCGGCGATGGTTATCGACGCGATTCAGGGGAACTGA
- a CDS encoding LVIVD repeat-containing protein, producing the protein MRRRTVLRRLALAGTGIGLATGTTHGHPTPTGDGTAEPAAADTPTGGDPLGVLEMETVYEVVTSPDGHTAYVATGDGIALVDLVAPTSPRLIGRQTGLLAESDDGPIQRVQDLAVSGSRLLAAGPAHPADGAHGVVVFDVSDRQEPTRIAGLELDTRIHNCHFDGRYAYLTANNRDGNPLLVVDTETEQEVGEWSLLDAGDAWHDVPTSLWPLHDVWVQDDRAYLAYWDGGTWIVDVSDPTDISLVAKVRGRDPETLAAIEDPGTERSEPPGNDHFVTVDEGASLLGVGGESWDLGDDDSGGPSGIELYDISDPADAELLSTLDPPPTSDPSPGGILTTAHNFELTADRCYSAWYNGGVRVHDLTDPTAPDLAFEWRDTESTSFWTAQRAAGCFVAGSTNASQGTEVQPGLYTFPDPQIRTPTPEGSGTDDAADGTSLGVGGPGFGVGSAVAAVGLAAWRARRRRD; encoded by the coding sequence ATGCGCCGCCGGACGGTCCTCCGACGACTCGCCCTCGCAGGAACAGGCATCGGGCTGGCTACGGGAACGACCCACGGTCATCCAACGCCCACCGGTGATGGAACGGCCGAGCCAGCGGCCGCCGACACCCCAACCGGCGGGGACCCGCTGGGCGTGCTGGAGATGGAAACGGTGTACGAGGTCGTCACCAGCCCCGACGGCCACACGGCTTACGTCGCGACGGGGGACGGAATCGCGCTCGTCGACCTCGTTGCGCCGACCAGCCCCAGACTGATCGGTCGGCAGACGGGCCTGCTGGCAGAGAGCGACGACGGGCCGATACAGCGCGTCCAGGACCTCGCCGTCAGCGGCTCGCGGCTACTGGCCGCCGGGCCGGCCCACCCCGCCGACGGAGCCCACGGTGTCGTGGTTTTCGACGTAAGCGACCGGCAGGAGCCGACACGAATCGCGGGGCTGGAACTGGACACACGGATTCACAACTGTCACTTCGACGGCCGCTACGCCTACCTGACCGCGAACAACCGCGACGGGAATCCATTGCTCGTCGTCGACACTGAAACCGAGCAAGAAGTCGGCGAGTGGTCGCTGTTAGACGCCGGTGACGCCTGGCACGACGTACCGACGAGTCTCTGGCCGCTCCACGACGTGTGGGTGCAGGACGACCGGGCCTATCTGGCCTACTGGGACGGCGGAACGTGGATTGTCGACGTGTCAGACCCGACCGACATCTCGCTGGTGGCGAAGGTCCGCGGACGGGACCCGGAGACCCTCGCCGCCATCGAGGACCCCGGCACCGAACGGAGCGAACCGCCGGGCAATGACCACTTCGTGACGGTCGACGAGGGCGCGTCGCTGCTGGGCGTCGGCGGCGAGTCGTGGGACCTCGGCGACGACGACAGCGGCGGGCCGAGCGGCATCGAACTGTACGACATCAGCGACCCGGCCGACGCCGAACTCCTGTCTACGCTGGACCCGCCGCCGACCTCGGACCCGTCGCCGGGGGGCATCCTCACGACAGCCCACAACTTCGAACTGACGGCCGACCGCTGTTACTCCGCGTGGTACAACGGTGGGGTCCGGGTCCACGACCTGACCGACCCGACCGCGCCCGACCTCGCCTTCGAGTGGCGCGACACCGAATCGACCTCTTTCTGGACCGCCCAGCGGGCCGCCGGCTGTTTCGTCGCCGGGAGTACGAACGCCAGCCAGGGGACGGAGGTCCAGCCCGGGCTGTACACGTTCCCGGACCCGCAGATACGGACCCCGACGCCGGAGGGGTCGGGCACCGACGATGCGGCGGACGGCACTTCCCTCGGTGTCGGCGGTCCCGGCTTCGGCGTCGGGTCGGCGGTCGCCGCGGTCGGGCTGGCGGCCTGGCGCGCCCGACGCCGGCGGGACTGA
- a CDS encoding DUF402 domain-containing protein translates to MTVRVRGIYATALTRLLREAGQEVVQASGPIEDRFDGAFADERAAVTVTTTDDQQGVGVVGDRDVAAAVTDRLTDLGRDTLHWDDPTPKGAVYAGTVTETLGSGAVVDLGDGEGFLPYAASEERIETGDTLRVQVVEASAPWTNGRPVLDTTIAVRGDLLSLVRGGSGPSSGTGGPAMLDLIAADPREGWGVSWEAASEDASFDALAEALDAANDRAAAIDDALAGADPPGDCAPARDDEGLATTWLWFGRESRFALDETRREVTPTMPGHHRVKAGDRAASAAVDYVEALCDDPETGETDFPFAVTARQFGPQVGGSLSLGHGKPDGRLITLGNGEVQAVDDDGTVTIEREMSPGGTYDALGVPKEAGDVAETKVKEGRWWYPTVYRDSDGEKKGTYVNVCTPVEVFPDTARYVDLHVDVVKHADGTVERVDDDELDAAVECGHISEELAERARSVAAAVKSALE, encoded by the coding sequence ATGACCGTCCGGGTCAGGGGCATCTACGCGACGGCGCTGACCCGACTACTCCGCGAGGCTGGCCAGGAGGTCGTCCAGGCGTCGGGCCCCATCGAGGACCGCTTCGACGGCGCGTTCGCCGACGAGCGGGCGGCAGTCACCGTGACGACGACGGACGACCAGCAGGGCGTCGGCGTCGTCGGTGACCGCGACGTTGCCGCCGCCGTCACGGACCGCCTGACGGACCTCGGGCGAGACACGCTCCACTGGGACGACCCGACGCCCAAGGGCGCGGTGTACGCGGGCACCGTGACCGAGACGCTGGGGAGCGGGGCGGTCGTCGACCTGGGCGACGGCGAAGGATTTCTCCCGTACGCCGCGTCCGAGGAGCGCATCGAGACGGGGGATACGCTCCGGGTGCAGGTCGTCGAGGCGAGCGCGCCGTGGACGAACGGCCGGCCCGTGCTGGACACGACCATCGCCGTCCGCGGGGACCTCCTCTCGCTCGTCCGCGGCGGAAGCGGGCCGTCGTCAGGTACCGGCGGCCCGGCGATGCTTGACCTAATCGCCGCAGACCCCCGAGAGGGCTGGGGCGTCTCGTGGGAGGCGGCGAGCGAAGACGCGAGCTTTGATGCCCTGGCCGAGGCGCTGGACGCCGCCAACGACCGCGCGGCGGCCATCGACGACGCGCTCGCGGGAGCCGACCCGCCCGGGGACTGCGCGCCGGCCCGGGACGACGAGGGGCTGGCGACGACGTGGCTGTGGTTCGGCCGCGAGAGCCGCTTCGCCCTTGACGAGACCCGCCGCGAGGTGACGCCGACGATGCCGGGCCACCACCGCGTGAAGGCCGGCGACCGCGCGGCCAGCGCCGCCGTCGACTACGTCGAGGCGCTGTGTGACGACCCCGAGACCGGCGAGACGGACTTCCCCTTCGCCGTGACGGCCCGGCAGTTCGGCCCGCAGGTCGGCGGGTCGCTGTCGCTGGGCCACGGCAAGCCCGACGGCCGGCTCATCACACTGGGCAACGGCGAGGTCCAGGCAGTCGACGACGACGGGACGGTGACCATCGAACGGGAGATGAGCCCCGGCGGCACCTACGACGCGCTGGGCGTGCCCAAGGAGGCCGGCGACGTGGCCGAGACGAAAGTCAAGGAGGGACGGTGGTGGTATCCGACGGTGTACCGCGACAGCGACGGCGAGAAGAAAGGGACCTACGTCAACGTCTGTACGCCCGTCGAGGTGTTCCCCGACACCGCCCGGTACGTCGACCTGCACGTCGACGTGGTGAAACACGCCGACGGAACCGTTGAGCGGGTCGACGACGACGAACTCGACGCGGCCGTCGAGTGCGGACACATCTCCGAGGAGCTGGCCGAGCGCGCCCGGAGCGTCGCCGCCGCTGTCAAGAGCGCACTGGAGTGA
- a CDS encoding DUF7532 family protein has translation MHFTQREQQALRDAGVEQATIEAASDTVIEATDDAAGELEDFFDGRETVYSDMDIAHSSSDIQEHTVEYCDLFTHADDIRGYLRFDTWGVPVEGGRVLSDEKVELSLGPTVHGRVRFAADEDAL, from the coding sequence ATGCACTTCACGCAGCGCGAACAGCAGGCGCTCCGCGATGCTGGCGTTGAGCAAGCGACCATCGAAGCGGCCTCCGACACGGTGATCGAAGCCACTGACGACGCGGCCGGAGAACTCGAAGACTTCTTCGACGGCCGCGAGACGGTGTATTCGGATATGGACATCGCCCACAGTTCCAGCGATATTCAGGAACATACCGTCGAGTACTGCGACCTGTTCACCCACGCCGACGACATCCGCGGCTACCTGCGCTTTGACACCTGGGGCGTCCCGGTCGAGGGCGGACGGGTCCTGAGCGACGAGAAAGTAGAACTTTCGCTGGGGCCGACGGTCCACGGGCGGGTCCGCTTTGCCGCCGACGAGGACGCGCTATGA
- a CDS encoding preprotein translocase subunit Sec61beta has translation MSGSDGGGLMSSAGLVRYFDAEDQNTIRIDPRTIVATGVMFGLLMLVLNAMVV, from the coding sequence ATGAGTGGCAGCGACGGCGGCGGACTGATGTCCAGTGCGGGACTGGTCCGGTACTTCGACGCCGAAGACCAGAACACGATCCGTATCGACCCTCGAACAATCGTCGCGACCGGCGTCATGTTCGGGCTGTTGATGCTCGTGCTGAACGCGATGGTCGTGTAG
- a CDS encoding thioredoxin family protein, protein MTVTLKDFYADWCGPCKTQDPILEDLEEEWTDVEFEKINVDEEQDVANEYQVRSLPTLIIENDDGIVERFVGVTQADDISDALQQASA, encoded by the coding sequence ATGACGGTTACACTGAAGGACTTCTACGCGGACTGGTGCGGCCCTTGCAAAACGCAGGACCCGATCCTCGAAGACCTCGAAGAGGAGTGGACTGACGTTGAGTTCGAGAAGATCAACGTCGACGAGGAACAGGATGTTGCTAACGAGTACCAGGTACGCTCCCTGCCGACGCTCATCATCGAGAACGACGACGGCATCGTCGAGCGCTTCGTCGGCGTCACACAGGCCGACGACATCAGCGACGCGCTGCAGCAGGCTTCGGCGTAA